In Cynocephalus volans isolate mCynVol1 chromosome 3, mCynVol1.pri, whole genome shotgun sequence, one DNA window encodes the following:
- the CLEC11A gene encoding C-type lectin domain family 11 member A encodes MQAAWLFGALVVPQLLGFGHGARGAEREWEGVWGGAQEEEREREALMLKHLQEAPGLPAGRGDGNPARSPEGNGAWGTEEGQEEEEEEEVEEEATPTPSSSPSPSPTPEDTVTYILGRLAGLDAGLHQLHVRLHALDTRMVELTRGLRQLRETAYDTRDAVQTLQEAQARAEREHGRLEGCLKGLRLGHKCFLLSRDFEAQAAAQARCAVRGGSLAQPADRQQMEALTRYLRAALAPYNWPVWLGVHDRRAEGLYLFENGQRVSFFAWHRAPRPEPGVTSSAAPHPLSPDQPNGGALENCVAQASDDGSWWDHDCERRLYYVCEFPF; translated from the exons ATGCAGGCAGCGTGGCTCTTTGGGGCCCTGGTGGTCCCCCAGCTCTTAGGCTTTGGCCACGGGGCTAGGGGAGctgagagggagtgggagggagtcTGGGGAGGAGCCCAGGAGGAGGAGCGAGAGAGGGAGGCACTGATGCTGAAG CATTTGCAGGAGGCCCCAGGGCTGCCAGCTGGGAGGGGGGATGGAAATCCTGCCAGAAGTCCCGAAGGCAATGGGGCCTGGGGGACCGAAGAGggtcaggaggaggaagaggaggaggaagtggaggaggaaGCAACGCCAaccccttcctccagccccagcccctctcccactCCCGAGGACACTGTCACTTATATCC TGGGCCGCCTGGCCGGCCTGGACGCAGGCCTGCACCAGCTGCATGTCCGACTGCACGCGTTGGATACCCGCATGGTCGAGCTGACCCGGGGGCTGCGGCAGCTACGGGAGACAGCGTACGACACTCGCGACGCCGTGCAAACCCTGCAGGAAGCGCAGGCCCGCGCTGAGCGCGAGCACGGCCGCTTGGAGG GCTGCCTGAAGGGGCTGCGCCTCGGCCACAAGTGCTTTCTGCTCTCGCGCGACTTCGAGGCGCAGGCGGCGGCGCAGGCGCGGTGCGCGGTGCGGGGCGGGAGCCTGGCGCAGCCGGCAGACCGCCAGCAGATGGAAGCGCTCACCCGCTACCTGCGCGCGGCGCTCGCTCCCTACAACTGGCCCGTGTGGCTGGGCGTGCACGACCGGCGCGCCGAGGGCCTCTACCTCTTCGAGAACGGCCAGCGCGTGTCCTTCTTCGCCTGGCACCGCGCACCCCGCCCCGAGCCCGGCGTCACATCCAGCGCCGCGCCGCACCCGCTCAGCCCCGACCAGCCCAACGGCGGCGCGCTCGAGAACTGTGTGGCACAGGCCTCGGACGACGGCTCCTGGTGGGACCACGACTGCGAGCGGCGCCTCTACTACGTGTGCGAGTTCCCTTTCTAG